CGTCACCTCCCGGTCCTCGGCTTCCGACCGACTGCCCGCCGAGCCGTGCTCGACGCTGTCCTCGCGAGTCTGCGAGTGCGGGCTCGTCGAGCCGTGCTCGACACTGTTCCGGATCAGGTTCTCGAGCAGGCGCTGGAGCCGTTCGGCGTCGGCCAGGACGGTCGCGTCGGTCTCGACCACCAGCCGTGCGCCGGCGGTGTCGACCGACGACCACGCGAGACGGACCGTGTCGGCCAGCGAGACGAACGCCGGCTCCGAGACGCTCTCGCCTTCCCGGGCGAGCGCCAGCACGTCGGCCACGAGCGCGTCCATCCGTTCGAGCGCGTCGTGGACGCGGTCGAGCGACTCGTCCTCGCCGTCGAGTCGGTCCGCGGCGAGTTCGAGGTGTCCCTGGGCGATCTGGAGCGGGTTGCGGAGGTCGTGGCTGACGACGGACGCGAACTTGTCGAGACGGTCGTTCTGCGCCTCCAGTTCGCTCTTGCGCGCCTTCCGCTCCGTGATGTCCCTGATCGCCCCCGCGGTCCCCTGGAACTCCTCCTCGAAGGGCAGGAGCGCGATGTGGTTCTCGCACCGGACGCGAGAGCCGTCGGCACGGACGATGTCGAGTTCGACCGTATCGTTCGTCCGGTCGGGGTCGCCCAGGAGGTCACGGATGAGCGCCTCGCTCGTCTCGACGTCCTCGTCGGGGACGAGCAACCGCATGTGCTCGCCGACGAGCGCCTCGGCGTCGTAGCCCGTCATGGACTCGAGCGCCTCGTTGACGTAGGTGATGTAGCCCTCGTCGTCGAGCGTGTACACCGGATCGCCCGTGCTCTCGACGATGGTCCGGTACCGTTCGAGTTCGCGCTCGCGCCGTTTGCGGGCCGTGATGTCGACGTAGATCCCGTAGGCCATCCGCGACCCGTCGTCGCCGCGGAACGGAACAGAGCGGAAGAGGAACTCGCGCGGGCCGTCGACCGCGACTCGGCAGATCTCGGCTTCGACGGGTTCGCCGGTTCGCGACTCCTCGTTGATCGACCGGGCCGCCTCGCGGTCGTGCGGCGGGACGATGTGGTCGTCGAGCGGTTCGTCGCGGATCTCGTCGGCGTCGACCCCGAAGACGCGCTCGAACGCGGGGTTGACCCGGTCGACGCACGGGACGCCCCCCTCGAACCGCACGCGAACCACGGGCTCGCCCGAACTCTCGAAGAAGGCCGCGAGCAGGTCGCGCTCGCGGCGGAGCGCCTCGTCGGACCGGACCCGCGCGAGCGCCGCGCGGACGTGCATCACGAGCAGTTCGGCGAGTTCACGGTCCTCGGGGTCGAACGCGCCGGGCTCCTCGGCGACCGCCTGGAACACCCCCCAGTCGCCGAGCGGGACGGTGAGCAACGACGGGAACGGGCAGGGCTGGTTGACGTCGTCGTCCTGGCGGGCGTCGTCGACGACGACGGACTCCCCGGTCCGGTAGGCTCGCCCCGACGATCCCGCCGTCACCGGAAGCCGCCGGTCGGTCGTCGGCAGTTCGCCCGACTGGGCGACGCGTTCGAGGGTGCCCTCGTCGTGCCGGGCGAACAGACACCGGTCGAACGAGACCACGTCACGCGCGGTCCGGATCGCGACGTCGAGCACCTCCTCGGTCCGCTCGCACGCCTGGAACTCCATCGCCGACCCGTGCAGCGCGCGGATCGCGTTGCGGTTCGCCGCCAGCGCCCGCTCCCGACGGGTCCGGGTCAGCGCGATCTCGACCGCCGTCGAGAGCAACTGGAAGCAGTAG
This Salinigranum marinum DNA region includes the following protein-coding sequences:
- a CDS encoding PAS domain S-box protein, which gives rise to MTTEQDRSETSTVRVLCVDDDRDQLASLTEQLEGAGSFDVVTETTVEAGLSRVRAGEIDCVVSEFDLPEADGLAFLTAVRDHDPGVPFVLRTDAGDEAVAAAAISAGVTDYVRKDADGRGETLADRVADAVERSWGDAGSDGTAARRRETFGRITDSFLSIDDEWRITDVNERGAAFLGSSVGELLGTDLRELPPSGAARFHEKYAEAFRTQEPVSFEAESLTQPGRWIDIRAYPAADGLSIYWSDITTVRRREQLLADLCEGARDLLSIGDGDSVCARAVELVESMLGFEAACLHRRDEREAAGGEPSAPRGRTPAASTPGGGERLSAEATHAVFEATADHDEPLVVESSAEGATVASVPAGVVDPGLYLPVGDDRLLVAWDPGGGFEEFDVYCFQLLSTAVEIALTRTRRERALAANRNAIRALHGSAMEFQACERTEEVLDVAIRTARDVVSFDRCLFARHDEGTLERVAQSGELPTTDRRLPVTAGSSGRAYRTGESVVVDDARQDDDVNQPCPFPSLLTVPLGDWGVFQAVAEEPGAFDPEDRELAELLVMHVRAALARVRSDEALRRERDLLAAFFESSGEPVVRVRFEGGVPCVDRVNPAFERVFGVDADEIRDEPLDDHIVPPHDREAARSINEESRTGEPVEAEICRVAVDGPREFLFRSVPFRGDDGSRMAYGIYVDITARKRRERELERYRTIVESTGDPVYTLDDEGYITYVNEALESMTGYDAEALVGEHMRLLVPDEDVETSEALIRDLLGDPDRTNDTVELDIVRADGSRVRCENHIALLPFEEEFQGTAGAIRDITERKARKSELEAQNDRLDKFASVVSHDLRNPLQIAQGHLELAADRLDGEDESLDRVHDALERMDALVADVLALAREGESVSEPAFVSLADTVRLAWSSVDTAGARLVVETDATVLADAERLQRLLENLIRNSVEHGSTSPHSQTREDSVEHGSAGSRSEAEDREVTVRVGTLGSDGSDGAEGFFVADDGPGIPPDERERVFEAGYSTSDDGTGFGLDIVRSIASAHGWTVGVTTSDHGGARFEFRLPPDALSV